GAGTTCCTCACCGACGTGAGCCTGCTGGGCGGACTGATGATCGCCTCCGCCGACACCGCCGGGAAACCGTCGCTGGGTTGGCGTGGTCGCCGCGCCGCCGCCAAGCTCTCCGACACCGTCAGCTCGGCGCTGCCCGGCTCCGCGGGTTCGCACGGGTTGCTCGACAGCGAGTTCACCGAACGGATCGGTCATCGCCTCAGCGAGGGGCTGCACGTCGGCGCCGAGCGGGGCCGCGAACTCGCCGGGGCGGCCGCCGAGCGTTCGGCCCCCCTGCTGGACACCGCGCGGGAACGCGGCGCCGAACTCGCCGGCGAGGTCGCCCACGTGGCCCGGGAGCGTGGCGGCGAGCTTGCGCACGTGGCCCGGGAACGGGGTGGCGAGCTTGCGCACGTGGCCCGCGAGCGTGGCGGCGAACTCGCGCAGGTGGCCCGGGAGCGTGGCGGTGAGCTTGCCGAGACCGCCCGGGATCGCAGCGGCGAGTTGGCCAAGGCTGCTCGGCACCAGGGTGAGGACGTCGCGTCGGAGGCGCGCAAACGGGCCCGCAAGCGCCGCCTGCGCTGACCCTCGGCCGGATCGGGTTTCGGCACGGTGCTGTTGGCGCGGCGGTAGATTGACCGCATGTCTACCGGTGACTTCGATCCGAACAA
This DNA window, taken from Mycolicibacterium sp. MU0050, encodes the following:
- a CDS encoding DoxX family protein; protein product: MLLRRIARPLLAAAFIGQGVEALRSPKPAAEAAQPTLDGLQKLPEPVSSNVPQNAETLARITAAAQIGGGVLLATGKVPRLASAVLATTVIPGNLGAHMFWQENDPQLKAQKRREFLTDVSLLGGLMIASADTAGKPSLGWRGRRAAAKLSDTVSSALPGSAGSHGLLDSEFTERIGHRLSEGLHVGAERGRELAGAAAERSAPLLDTARERGAELAGEVAHVARERGGELAHVARERGGELAHVARERGGELAQVARERGGELAETARDRSGELAKAARHQGEDVASEARKRARKRRLR